The DNA sequence CATGTTGAGAGACATAAAAGCACTACTATATTAGTCCTTCCATTGAttcagataaaaaaaattacagtgcAGAGAGGTACTCCTGCAAGTCCTAATAGTTCTCAAGGGGAAAACAATGCCAAATCACCACTCCAAACAGGATTACACCACCAGAAACTTCAAGTACTATAAATCTTCAGGTTAAATGTCACGGCCCAAAAAAAAACTCCCAAAGGAAAATGAAGATATAAAGTTCTTCTCATGAATACTCAAAAAACACCAAAGTCTGAAAATCACAGTAGTTCTTTCAAAGAACTTCTTTGCCTTGACCATTTTTTATAGATAACCATCACCATATGAAACCAAAAATGTCAGTAGTGAGTCCTCCAAATTAACAATCTTACCTCCAGTAGAAAAGTAGATGGCCATCACTAAATAAAGAAATTCTAATAAAGGTCTCTGTTGCCCACagtaaataaagaaattataaCTAGACTGTTAAGAAACTGATGGCCCAATTTCAATGCAAAATGGTGGAGTGCAGGGTTGAATGGACTTGATGGGTGGCCTTCTCCAAGATGCCTAAATGGCATTTTGGTTTTTATTGATTATTGTTAGTTGATCATTTATAGAATGAGTAATAAATTGTGCAAGGTAAATTCGCGTGAAtcctaaaataaaatttaatagataatCTGAACATAATTAAAGGAGATTATAATCATaggctaattgattgatagaaAATTCTTATAAGTTGTCTTAATAAGATCTTGTAATCTGTATATAAATACACTTACTTCAATAGAAAAAACACACGGAAATTGCCCAATTCATTATCTTGTTATATGGTATCAAAGTCTTTGAGCTAATTTTGAGTGTCTGTTTTCTTTGGATTTTCTCGGGTTGAGAAACTGATTGTCAGGTCACCAAGTTTGGGTGTCCGTTTGGTCTCAATGCTTGCACAGGGAGAGGTGCAACATCATTTTCGGTCGTTTCTCATAAAATGGTGACCGGAGCTTCCGCGAGTGGTACTCACACGCCAATCCAAGTTTCGGCCCCAGTTTCACACGACCACATATGGGAGCGTGTGGCGTCCGTTTGTCCTCAGGTTTCTTCCCTGATCATCGCTCGGTCATTTCTGATAGGTCTCCAATGGAACTCCAGCCATTCGGTGCTAATTGGGAAGTGTTCTTCCGTGACAGCCTATTGCTCATTGGGTTACTGTTCACTGGGTTAGGTTTTATTGCCTTCCTTTAATTGGTTGAAATGGTTTATGATAGTAAGACCCATATTGTTAAAATTATCCCAACATCTCCAGTAGTGGCTGAGACAGGTAAAATTTgtcttattttctcttcatatAAATGGGTCATTGATTCTGTTGACACGAATCACATGATAGGTAATCTTCATATTTTTACCAACTTTTGATCTCATAAAGCACCTTCTCCTGTTACTAAAGCCGATGGGTCAACCTATAATGTTAAGATTTCTAGAACTGTTAAACCTACTCCTTTTATTACCCTATCATCTGTGCTAAGTTTACCTAATCTtgcctttaatttaatatatgtgGTACTCGGCCTCCTGTTAAACCGTTAGTTGTTCAAGTTTATTCTTGGAGACCAGTACCTGATAATACATGTCCTACACCAGAATCTTCTTCGTCATCGGATCCACCACCGAGTGACCTTGACCTCCCCATTAGTCTTTGTAAAAGTACAGTGTAAGTCTACCTATTCTATTGCTAACTTTTTGTCTTATGATAACCTGTCTTCTTCTACCTCCTTAATTGTCTCTTTATGTTCTATTTCTTTACCTAAGATGGTTAAAAAGGCTCTGACCTATTCTAGATGGCGTAATGCAATGTTTGAGGAGATCAAGGCTCTAGATGAAAATTATACTTGGAAACTAGTTGATTTACACTCTGACAAGAAGGTTGTGGGCTATAAATGGGTTTTTTCCATTAAAGTTAATCCAGATGGTTCCGTAGCGAGGGTTAAGGctccaaaggttatgcacaaacctatgacgttgactattctgacactTTTTCTCCTGTAACAAAAATGACTTCGGTTCACTTGTTCATCTCCCTAACTGCTTCTCAGCATTGGCTTTTACACCAGTTAGATATTAAGAATGCATTTTTACATGGTGACCTCCAAAAGAATGTGGTTATGGAGCAACCACCAGGGTTTGTTGCTCAAGGAGAGTATGGGAAAGTTTGCCGtttgaagaaatctttgtatAGTTTGAAGCAGAGTCTCGGTGTATGGTTTGGCAAATTCAGTGAAATTGTTCAAAAATTTGGGTTGAAAAAAAGCAAGTGTGACCATTcaatcttctatagaaattcaGATCTGGTATTATTCTTCTTGTTATGTATGTTAATGACATTGTCATTACAAGGAATGATAGTACAGGGATCTCTTCTCTCAAAAACTACTTACATGCAAGTTTTCATACCAAAGACTTAGGTCAGTTTAAATATTTCTTGAGAGTCAAAGTCTTGAGGAGTAAAAAGAGAATTTTCCTGTCTCAAAGAAAGTATACTTTGATTTATTTGGAGAAATTGAGAATATGAGAGCTAAACCCTGTAGCACACCAATGGTTCCGAATATATGTCTCACAAAGGATGATGGAAACCCTTATGATAATCCAGAGAGGTATAGGAGGTTGATTGAGAAGCTGAACTATCTTATGACAATAACTCAGCCAGATATTGCTTTTGCAGTAAGCGTTGTAAGACAGTTTATGTCTGCATCTACGATGAAACATTGGGCCGCTCTAGAATAAattctatattatttaaaagggACTCTTAAACTCGGTATACTCTACAGTGATCATGGGCATACTGCACTTGAAtgtttttctgatgctgattggaCAAGATCCACAAGTGATAGAAGGTCGACTATATGCTTGTGTATTTGTTGGAGGAAACCTAGTGTCTTGGAAAAATAAGAAGTAAAATGTGATATCCAGATCCAGTGTTGAGTCAGAATACAGAGTCATGGTTCAATTCACTTGTGAGATTATGTGGATAAATCATTTGCTAAAAGAAGTTGGTATGGATGTTGCGTCACCTGCGATactttggtgtgataatcaggCTGCTCTTCACATTACTTCCAATCTAGTATACCACGAACGAACCAAGCATATTGAaattgattgtcatttcatccgtgagaaaattcaagaaaatttaatctccaCTAAATATGTGAAAACAGGAGAGCAACTGGGTGATCTACTCACCAAAACTTTAAATGGGTCTCGAATAGAATATCTTtctaacaagttggacataataAACATCTATACTCCAACTTGAAGAGGAGTGTTAGTGTGTAAACATAATTTGTACATAATTAAAGGAGATTACATAGTCATAAGCTAATTGATTGATAAAGGATTTTTAGGAGTTGGCTTAACAAAACCTTGTAATCAATATATAAACACACTTACTTCAATAGAGAAAACACACTGAAATTGCCCAATTGCCTAATTCCTTGGCTTGTTACAAATAGCAACTTGAGAGTATGAAGGGAAACTTTCACTTAAGTTTGAGCACATTACTTGTCTATAGTCAACCTCAAAAATGAAAGTCCAGCAATATGAGTCTTTGGATGGTTTAGCAACTCTGTCAGGTTGTATAAATATACAAACAAACACATGCCATATTCAAAGGTAGCCCCTAAGAAGTTAGCCATATAACCAACTTAACACTGATCCACCAGAAGTTAGTCATATAACCAACTCAATAAACAGGAATTATCAATCTTGTCTGAGCACTACTGGCTGGAGATCCGTAGAACGCACTAGTGAAACTGAGCTCATTGAATAGTAACAGAAACACATTTTCTAAATAACCAACACAAAGTCTAGAGGAAGCTTTCAGTTATAAATAAATGGACATAAGCCCAGGGCCTCAGGCAGCAACGGCAATGTCAAACATTCAGATTTTCTAAAGAAGGTTCAGTCACAAAGCATAGGAAGCCAGCATAGCTATTCCTTGATTAAGCAATATAAGGTTTTTACCAGAAAGACAGTAGAGACCATTACAATTAAACAGAATTGCATTTAATGTTAGGAGAGAAACGGAAAAGAAGAAAACGAAAGAGAAGCAAACCTTGTTGGGGTggacatcatcaaaaacatgagCTTGACCAgcataaaatatagtcatttgaCGACTAGCAGATGTTAAACCCTGTCGACTGCCACATTAATAGATCATAAAATAGCATTAAATTTCCTTTGAGAAATTGAAACCTTCAAACATAAgaaaatagtaaaacaatagTTCGTATCATTAAATTTACCCTGAAGGGGCTGAAGACTCTGGCTCTGAAATATGAGTCCCAGACTTAGGTTTGCTGCCACTTGGCTGCACCCTTGATGAATTTTTCTCAGATATGGCGCTACCAGCATTGATGGAACTCAGAATTCCAGGGCCTTTAATTCCAGTTCTAGACCCTTCATCAGCAGCTGATTGGGAGATGATTGATGGACCAGCGTTTACATCCCTGAATTTGTTTGCAGGAACTTGCTGCATAAAAGGGACAAACTGACCCACGCGAGGAGGATACTGTATGGCTGCTCCCATTGGAATAGCTCGCTCCCATTTGGAAACATGGGCATCAAGTCTACTGCCAGCAGAAGTTTGCAGTATGAGAGATGCAGAAGTCGGTCTTGTTGGGTGCATACTATAGGAAACTTCATCATCATTGGACCTTCTAGACTGCTCTCCTCCACCTCCATTCTTGAGCATCTGAATTTGAATAGTAATCAGCAACATGAATAACAAAATCCATTCAAGGGGTTGTCAAGATACACTAAACAAGGAAGAACAACTTGATGGCAGCTTACCTTCATCAAATGCAGGCCCTCAAGAGAATCATGGCCGCCCATTTGTGGATTCCCACCCCTAGTATATCCCGTGAAGGCAGAATCTGAAATACTTCGTTTACTTCCTGCTAATCTGGTGCTTATCTCAGGACCAGAGATATCACTCCTTGGACCATAAAACGGAATTCCCTCAAGATGATTTCCAGCCTGcctttctattaaaaataatgagAAATCAAACTTCAATGTCTATGGATAGAATTCCAAACTAGAAAGCACAAGCTAGCAATATCTAAAGATGGCTTTTTAACAATATAATCTAAAGAAACCATAGAACACCACATTAGCAAAACCCATCAACTGAAGCAAATTATTGTAGaggatgaagaaaaagaagaagaagaagaagccttGGACAGCGGCAAGCCATTGCCAATTGAGCTTGCCCATTAGGACGAATAAGTTAATAAAACAAAAGAATAGAGAGCAATCAAGACCTACAAAAGCTACCAACCCCATTACTGACCTCACTAAAACTAACCCATAACAAAAGATACCAGCTCCACTACTTTATAGAATCTTTCTACATAACCAGGAAACAATCAAAAGCACCGCCCATGTTGAAGGAAAAATCAAAATTACCTAGAGAAACAAGAAAAGGAGGGGAATAAAGGAAGTGCATTCCTCCATAAAGATGAACCATTGAGTTAGAAAAAGGGCTTCCATTTAACTAGATGACGATCAAAACACACTTCAAACTCGTAAAAATGGAAAGATCAAACAAATgtaaaagaaaaacataaacaaaacctaaaaaaatagaaaatttcaaGAAGAGGGAAGAAGACGTAAAACAAACCTGAGGCAAGATCAGAGGTGGTGGAAAAGGGACCACGGGCACCACCAGAAGAGGCAGCCCCAACAGATACAGAAGCAGAAGGAGACGCATCAGTGTTCTTGGGGGCCAAAACGACAGGCGAATCTGTGGTAGCCGGCTTCATACCGAGGAAATCATGGAACATTGCCTTCACTTGGTGGTGATGGTGTTGGGTGTTAGTAGTGTTAAGAAGACTGACACCGGCGCTAATACTAAGAGAAGTGTTGGCATTGTAAGCTTTGCTTTGTTGAGCCATTATCAGAAGTAGGGCCACTTCTTCATCTCCACCATACCACGCTTCTGCTGCTTCATATCTGCTGTCTTTCTCCTTTACCCACTTCAGCGACGCAAGGAGTGAGTCGAGTGactaagagaaagagaaagaacaaAGGGAGCACGATTTACAGGAAGGAAAAAAGAAGGTAAAGAACGAGAGGGAGAGAAAGAATCAGACATATAatgacagagagagagagagagagagagagagagagcattaAAAAGCAAAAGGGTGTTTCCTTTGTttctttgaattaaaaattgGGTGTTTGTGTCTGTATGCGGAGAGATTGCGTTGTGTTTTGTCCTTAAAGGGATAACTGTTGTGTCTCTGTATCTGTGCTTTTTactatttgaaaattttggtaaaattaattaattaattaatctctatACACTTTATCTGTCTCACAATaacagttattttttaaaaaaaattataaaaaattttaaggtaatattaattttaaattagattaatttaataaatgtcTAAGGCACTTGTTGTTCCCACTATCTCATTTATCCTGCACTgttaaactttttatatttaaatgaaaCATCGTATTAACATATTAAatagtttggatgatttttaaaaattcaattaaaaagatAATCTTCTTAAGTTTTCACAttattactattaatttatattgtaaaaagtaAGAGAACTTTAGGTAACGTAAAAGATTAATTATGAGAAactttttagttataatttcaaaaaacataaactattttaatgaatttttatagaaattaattagttaattttatatgtGTTAAATAACAATTTTCTGTTACGGTTTCATCAGTTAATttctctataaaaaaaatatcaaatcacTCTACTGCAAAGTAAAATTACAAAGACAATGTAAAagcaagcacaattctaatataATGCGttgaaaaaaaagagaaaaattaacAAAGAAAATGTCAATGTCAGtgcaatatttttaattttgtgcataaattttttattgaacaAGAAAATGTCATATTAAGTGGCGTATTTAAGTAAGTTTAActgaaattaactttttttttttttaactatgcAAATTGGAATTAAAAATTGAGTGGGTAATGTGAACATATATAGAAATGTAAGTCCAAATTACATGTGCACCCACCAATCCAACTTATACTACCATATCCAACTCAATACTGTTACCCTAAATTCGAACATAAAGCACTGCTAAACCGCATTTTCTCGATTTTGATTCCAGGCATCGGCCATCAACTATGAAGCATTGCCAAACCGTTCATTGTTAATTTGAAATCAAACACCGACCATCATCTCCCATACAACAAAGGATAAGCATGTTTTTGTTAgaataatactaaaaaatataacaaaggATTTGAAGGTGAAAGCATTGTCCTTTAAGGAATTATGCCTCCACTATGTTGTTGTTAGGTATAATGGTAAATTCTTTTCAGGATTAATAAAGCCAAATGGAATTCTATACAACAAATATAGAATTCCCCCtaaaacaaaatgaaaattataatgGATGTCTGCAAGTGATGCTAAGATCAAATGATTTAATTACACATGTATTTATAGCATTATCTTTGAACATAACTGTTAATAATAATCGTTAAGACAACAAATATGTCACTTAATCTTAAGTTGTGAACAGAAAGTAACAATGATAACAGAAAATAGTAGAGAGAAAAAACTCATGTATATTACTTACTTTGTATTAACTTATATATACAAAGGTAGAAACTATTAGAACGATCTAGAGGTTCTTCTCAACAGTATGCTAACTACTTTCATAACTAACTACTCGTTTCCGCTTAAATTCCCTTTCATAATCTGCTGCATGTGGAAGGCGTGACTGGTGTTTTCAGTTCAACATGGCCTTTTTAGTTTAGTGTCTTTCAGTTCGGCATCAGTTTGGTATTTTTTAGTTCTGCACCAGCTCGACATAGCCTTAAGAAAGAGCCATTGAAGCTCATCCCTGTGCATTTCTTTGTACGCACCGTTTCATTAATCCATGCTTATTGCGCTGCGTTTTATTTGCTAGTTGTTATTCTTTCATCCCTCCCCTCCTTGTCCTCAAACTGAGAATGGGATATTGAAACCAttcccaacttggagatgaagGTAGAGAACAGAGGAGATTCAAGGCACTTAGTGAAGATATCTACCAGCTGAAGGCGAGAAGGTAAGTGGAGTGGTTGAATGAAGCTTTTGCTGGTTTGATCATGAACAAGATGGCACTCTATGTCTAGGTGTTTCATTTATTCATGAAAGATCGAGTTTGCTGCTAAAACATTGTAGTGGTATTGGTGTGCGAAGGTGGAGAGAGAAAGTGCATAGGAGATATCTGAGCATTGTAACTCACAGACGGCAGAGACCATACTTTTATATTCAGCTTCAGTGGAGGAGCGACTAATAGTGGTCTGTTTTTTGTTTTCCATGAAATGAGAGCTTACCCTATGAATATACAAAACTCGGATATGGATCGACGTGTATCAATGCAGGAGGCCCAGTCAGCGTCAAAGTATGCATGAAGGTTAAGTGATGTCTGAGATGG is a window from the Manihot esculenta cultivar AM560-2 chromosome 16, M.esculenta_v8, whole genome shotgun sequence genome containing:
- the LOC110602937 gene encoding protein TIFY 8; protein product: MAQQSKAYNANTSLSISAGVSLLNTTNTQHHHHQVKAMFHDFLGMKPATTDSPVVLAPKNTDASPSASVSVGAASSGGARGPFSTTSDLASERQAGNHLEGIPFYGPRSDISGPEISTRLAGSKRSISDSAFTGYTRGGNPQMGGHDSLEGLHLMKMLKNGGGGEQSRRSNDDEVSYSMHPTRPTSASLILQTSAGSRLDAHVSKWERAIPMGAAIQYPPRVGQFVPFMQQVPANKFRDVNAGPSIISQSAADEGSRTGIKGPGILSSINAGSAISEKNSSRVQPSGSKPKSGTHISEPESSAPSGRQGLTSASRQMTIFYAGQAHVFDDVHPNKADVIMALAGSNGGSWSTAYLPKPTVRPGGESSMTTGENEAGIAINTALHGRLSGTVNAAHGVGSSERIPTPTGQHGSIVMREEIRKQGQAGEPSTEEKREV